A window of Sphingobacteriales bacterium genomic DNA:
AATAACGAAATCCTGTCCATGGATTTTTCAGAAAATAGTCTTCAAGGATTTCAGTGTTTTTGGAATAACCTATGATGATGACATTAAGCTGACAAAAGCCTTTTTTTGAGATAAACTTAAAGAGAACATCGTAAAAAAGTTTACCTGCCATTAAACAAAGGAGTAGAAATAAGATTTTCAGCATGTAATATTCATCAGCAGGCATGCTGTTAAAGATAAGCTGATGCAGTAGCAGAAAGCAGAAGAACCAGAATAAAAAAGCATTTAAAGTGTTGAAAATGATTTTTTTACGTTGTTTAAACCTGGGATAATCAATCAGATTGAAAAGGTAATGTAAAATGCCCCATAACAAGTTTAATAAAATGATGACAAGCAGTAAAACTTCATTTTTGTCTGAATCAGTATTAAAGAGAGAGTTTTTGATGAGAATAAAATTGAGCAGCAGGAGGTCGGTCAGAATAGAAACAGCGGAAATGATGATATAAAATAGCCTGTTTTTAAATGGCATAGGCAGATGTTGTTCTCAGGTTTGGTTGGTTATACAGACGAAATAATAGTATTCAGCGTTTACCGGAATAGCGTGTTACCGAATTAAAAAATTCTGCATATTTCCTGCCCATCAGATTCAGGCTGTGTTCACGGTGGATTTTTTCAAGATTGGCATTAATCCAGATGTTGTAATCTGATTTGGATTTAAAGGAATTCAAAAGGTTGATAATGTCGTCAGCAGATGAGAAATAAAAGGCATTGTTACCCAGGATTTCGCGGTTGAAAGCATTATCATGGGCAACTATCAGTGAGCCGGCAGCCATGGCTTCGAGAAGGGATGGATTGGTACCGCCAGCTGAATGTCCGTGGAAATATAGTAGTGAAAATTGACGCAAAGCATTGAGAATGTTATGGTCATAGATAGCCCCTGCAAAAATAATACGCTGGTCATGAAATTTTTTCTGAAGGAATTTTCCATACCGGTTGCTGAAATTGCCCACCACCACAAGGGGATAAGAGGTTTTGGAAAATAAGAAGGAAGAAATAATCAAATCGAGATTATTTTCAGGTTCAGGACGGCTGATGAGGAGAAAATATTTTTCAGGTTGAAGGAACAGAGGAAGGCATGAGTTGTCAATTTCAACTTTCCCGACAGGGTAGGTGAGGTATAAGGAATTGATTTTGTATTTTTTATCGAGATATCCCTTGATGACTTCGGAATCTGCCACCACATAATTACTTCGTCTGACGGCCAGTTTTTCAGAGAATAATAAAAACTTTTTTGTCAGCCGGTTATATTTTGCCCGCTGCCATTCCATTCCGTCCATGTTGGTCATGATAACGGCTTTTTTGTTGTGAAATTTCATAAAAACAGCGCTGCTGGTGTATCCAAGGTGATAAATGACATCGAAATTGCGTTTGCGGGAATCGAGAATGCAAAGCAGGTCATAGACAAATTGAGAAAAAGAATGACCCAAAAATCGCGGACAATATTTATAAATTAGCCTGACCTCTCTCCATTTCTTTTCTTTATAGTTTTGATAATGAGGGCAATAAACATACATCTCAAAACCTTTTGTCACCAAAGATGCCGAAATCAGGCTGGCAAAGCGTTCAAATCCGCCATAGTTATCGGGAATGCCTCGTGTTCCGGCAATGCAAATCTTCATCTTTTAAATCTTTTCATCAGTTTTGAGGGATAGAAAAAAATGGCAGTTATAAGACAAATATATTTTCTCAAAGGGTTTAAGGAAAGCATATAATTCCGGTAGTTTCTGATATAGAGGTAATACATCAGTTGTCTTGACAAAGAGGCTTTTCTGCCAAAAATTTCATTTCTGAGGGAATATGTTTTTCTGATAGTGGAAAAACTAATCTTGCTGGAAGAACTTGCAGGATGTATTCTCATTTTGTAAAGTGCTTCCTTCAGGTTTTGAAATTTGTATCCACTTTTAACCATTGAAGCAAAAAGCTCGTAATCCTCAGCAGGGACAGAACTTTGATGATAGCAGAATTGTTTTAAAACTTCGCTTCTTATCATGACGGCCGGATGTTGCAGGCCATGCTCTCCTTTTTGATAGGCTTTTCTGATTTCACCAGGAGAAAGTGGGAAGTTGGATGTATGAAGCATCTTCCGGCTTTCGGAATGGAAATATTCGACATTACAGCCTACACCGGCAATATCGGGATTTTGCAGTAAAAAATCAAGCTGCTTTTCAATTTTAAGTGGATGAAGCAGGTCGTCAGGATCGGCACGAAGGGTAAAAGCTGAGGTAACTCTTCCGATGGCGGTATTCAAAGCATTGGCAAAACCTGTGTTTTCTTTAAACAAAACAATCTCAAATGGTTTTTTATCAATGTATTGGCTTAAAATTTCCTGGCTGTTGTCGGTAGAGCCATCATCAACGATAATGACCTGAGCGGGAAGAACAGAGGAAGATAAGATACTGTCAATGAACTCATTGAGAAAAGTGCCGTTGTTGTAATTGGCAGCAATAAGTGCAACACTATGCCTCTCTTTGCCTGACATCAGTTTAGAAAAAATTTGTGCCTGAACATAAGCAAAAATAAGGAATACACAAGAATATCAGGACGATACAGTGATTTCCGGCATATTTTTAACCACCTGTTAAGCAGGGTGATTTTATAATGATTGATTCCTGAAATTCTGATATGTGTTTTTAATTTATTCATCCATTCAGACAATTCGGCAATCTGACGGAATGAGTTGATTTTTTGTCCTTTGCTGATAAAATAGTGACTTCGTAGATCATTGTCTGTAGGAGAAATGCCTAGATCATGGAGAATTACTGAGTAAATGTGTTTATCGGCTTCAAAGCGTTTGTCTGCCAGATGATGGGTCATGCTATTACGGTGAAGGCGGTAAAAAGTCAGCTGCTCATTCAGGTTTTTGCCTTTTCCTCTTTGCAATAGCTTCCACCAAAGGTAATAATCCTCTACAAAATCAAAATTATCAGGAATTTGCAGGTCTCTCAGGGCTGATTTGCGAAACATGACTGCTGAATTGACAAAGTAATTTCTGAAGATGAGGATGGGTAGTATTTTATCTTCATTGGCCTGTAGTCGTAAAGAGGAAGTTTTATTATCTTTTTCATTGACGAAAACGACTGAACTGCCAACTAAAACAAAATCAGGATTTTGTTCGAGGAAAGCAATTTGTTTTTCAAATTTCTGCGGATGAAAATAATCGTCAGCATCGATAAAGTTAAGAAATTCACCCTGAGCCATGTCGAGGAGTTGCTGCCTCCTGTACGAAACACCCTTTTTTTCTTCAAAGTGGAACGATTTAATTCTTTTATCCTGAAAAGCCTTTATTATTAAACCACTTTCGTCAGTTGAGCCGTCATTAATGATAATAAATTCAAAGCTTTTGAAAGATTGTCGAATAACAGATTCAATGGCAGTTTTTAAAAATTCTGACCCGTTGAAAACAGTCATTAAGACACTTAGTTTTGGATTTTCGTCCACTTTTGAACTTAATTTATCTGAAGCAAAAATATACACTAACCTTTGACTTTTAAAAGGAAGATTAAATCAATGAACAAAAACAAACCTAAAATCAAACCTGTTGTCCCTGCCAAAAAAAATCATTTACAGATCCCGCAGAGAAAAAAGATAGATATTCACCTGATTTTAGCGGCATTGCTTTTTTTTCTCTTACCTGTTATTTATGATGAAAAAGCAGTTGATCAGGTTCTTGTGCTCAGATTTCTTTTCCTTTCCGGCATTTTGCTGTTGTATTTTTTATTAGCCTTTTTTAACAGGAAGGAAAAAATATTAAGGATTGAAATTCTTCAATTACCCGTATTTCTTTGCTGGTTATTGTTTCTGATCGTTTCTGTTTTTTCACTGGTCAATGCTATCAACCCTGTCGAAGGTTTATTTGATATATCGCGGACAGCCCTGTTATTTTTACTGTTGCTGGTTCTGGTGAATGAAATCAGCATGAATAAAGGTCTTGAGTCATTTGTGGTTTTTGTCTCCCTTGCGAACCTTGTTTATTTACTGACCGGTTACATACAGTATTTCCGTTTTGCATTCGGGCACGATGATTTACAGGCACTTTACAAGGTGATAGGCATCTGGACTCATAAAAACTTTTTTTCCAGCATGCTTTTTCTGCAATTTCCTGTAATGCTTTACGGCTTGATTTTTCAGAAAAAATACAGAAAGGCGTTGGCAGTTCTGATTTTTTTTAATCTGAACCTTATATTTTTATTGCAAACACGCTCAGTATGGCTTTCGGTGCTTTCTTTTGCGTTTGTGATGGCTTTTTTCATGCTGGTTTTCCGGAATAAACTGAAGAATGGAGAAGAAGCCTTAAAATTTAGGGGAAATATCAGGTTGGCAGGGATTATTCTCGTTTTATCTGTACTGTCAGCATGGGGACTGACCAGCATATCGGTGCATCAAAAGCTGGACAGCAGAGCCGCTGAAAAGAAAATCAGCCGGTCAGATGATGGTGTAAATCAGGAAAAATCAATTAAAAATATAGATGAACGTGCTGCCACTATGTTCGATGTCAGAGAAGCCAATACCCGCCATAGAATCGAAATGTGGAAGATGTCGTTCAGGATGATTAAAAAACATCCTCTGCTGGGTATAGGTGCTGGAAACTGGAAAATAGCTGTAGCGGATTATTTGCCGGAGGATTATAACAAGAATTATTTCAACAATATCAGGCGTCCCCATAATGATCTACTCTGGATTTTCAGTGAAAAAGGGATTTTTGCCCTATTAGCCTATGTTGCTTTTTTTGTCTTCCTGATTTTATTTGCTTTCCGCATAATTAAAAAGGAGAGCGATTTCAGAAAAAAAATCATAGCAATAATCGCTATTAGTGCCATTGCAGGTTATTTTGCCGATTCAATGCTGTCGTTCCCCTATGAAAGGATGGAGCATCAGGTGATGCTGATGTTTTATTGTGCTTTGATTATCAGTATTTATCTGAATTGTTGTCCATTGTTTTTAAAAAAAGATGGATGGCTGATGAAAAACAGTAAATCTGTTCATCTGATCGCACTGTTCATTTTAATTTTAACTACATGGCTTGGAAAAACATGGTTGCAGGACGAGAGAAACATCAAAAAAGCAATTTCAGGAATCATGTCGGGCAGGTGGAATCTGACTGAGGAAAATGCAGAAAAGGCTGTACATCCACTGGCACAATTGGATGCCCGAAATGTTCCTTCAGCTTGGTATTGCGGAAAAGCATGGGAAATGATGGGCGACCAACAGAAAGCACTGGAATATCTGGAACTGGCCTATAAGCAGAATCCCAATTTCATCCTTGCACTGATTGATCTTGGGAGTGTTTATGGAAAAACGGGCAGGACAGACGATGCTGTTGAATTGTTTAAAAAAGCAATCAGGATTTATCCGGGCTCCAGAGATGCTTGGCAAAACCTTGGTGCTGCCTATTATCAGAATAAGCAATATGAGGAAGCTTTGAAATGTTTTGAAAAGCTTAATGAGCTTAAATACGATCCGGAAGTCGTTAAAATTATCGATATGATTAAAAATACTCATTTAAAAAAATAAATTACACGGAAAATCGTTTGTCATGATAGTTTTAATACAAGAAGAATTTGATATGATTTTTAAATAATAGAGAATGGTAAAAAAATACACAATCAACAAACCCCATATAGTTTTTGATATTATTGAAAATGAGGTGATTGTAATTAACCTGAAAAATGGTAACTACTATAACCTCGACAAACTGGGTGCCTGGTTCTGGGAATCAATCGAAAAACAAATCTCTCCTGATTTTTTAACTGATAAAATTGCTTCAGGATTTAATATTCCGGAGGAAGAAGTCAGGACGGATATGGGTATTTTTCTTTCGACATTGCTAAGCGAAAAACTTATTTCAGAAGTAACTGAAGAACAGTATGTTAATTCAGAAAACGGGAGTATGCCCACAGATTTTGAAATTCCCGGTCATATTACTGGTTACGAGTGTCCGGTGTTGCGGAAATATTCAGACATGCAAAATGCCCTGATGCTTGACCCTATTCATGAATTTGATGAAAGGGGATGGCCGGAAATGAATGATGATCTGTATTTCAGGGAACATGAGGATGAATTAGCCAACTGAAAGATTGCTTGATCGGATGATTGTAAAATACACAAATCCGTTTCCTTCACCTGAGCAGGAGCTACTTCTTAAAGCTGCTCTGTTTAATGAAAATGAGGCAGTTAAAGCCTGGCAGCAATGGAATCAGGTAGTGATTTTTGAAGGCTATTTCGATCATGCCTCATTCAGGTTGTTGCCGCTGGTGTATAAAAACCTTTCTCATCTGAAGCCGGAGGTGTTGTTTGCAGGCAAGCTTAAAAATGTGTATCTGCAGTCATGGTACAAAAACCAGAATTTGTTTTATTTCTGTAGTCAAGTGACAACCTATCTGTATGAAAATCAAGTTTATCCGCTGATACTGAAAGGTATTCCCTTAAGCATTTTGGCTTACAAAGACAGAGGTGCCAGGCCAATGTCTGATATTGATATGATGATTCAGCTGCATGAGGCGGAAAGGACGCTCAGGCTTCTGAGAGAACAGGGCTGGATACCCGAAAATGAAGAGTATATTGAATATAATCTTCAGTATGGCAAAAGTATTTGTTTAAAAAACGACCAGGATATTGAACTGGATATTCACTGGTATCCGTTTTTTGAAGCACATGGAAAAGCAGGGGTAAATGATTTTACCGACAGGAAATATGCATTTAAAGTCAATGATGTTCAATTGTATTCATTGTCTCCTTCTGATATGCTGATACATGTCATTA
This region includes:
- a CDS encoding glycosyltransferase family 1 protein, giving the protein MKICIAGTRGIPDNYGGFERFASLISASLVTKGFEMYVYCPHYQNYKEKKWREVRLIYKYCPRFLGHSFSQFVYDLLCILDSRKRNFDVIYHLGYTSSAVFMKFHNKKAVIMTNMDGMEWQRAKYNRLTKKFLLFSEKLAVRRSNYVVADSEVIKGYLDKKYKINSLYLTYPVGKVEIDNSCLPLFLQPEKYFLLISRPEPENNLDLIISSFLFSKTSYPLVVVGNFSNRYGKFLQKKFHDQRIIFAGAIYDHNILNALRQFSLLYFHGHSAGGTNPSLLEAMAAGSLIVAHDNAFNREILGNNAFYFSSADDIINLLNSFKSKSDYNIWINANLEKIHREHSLNLMGRKYAEFFNSVTRYSGKR
- a CDS encoding glycosyltransferase, which gives rise to MSGKERHSVALIAANYNNGTFLNEFIDSILSSSVLPAQVIIVDDGSTDNSQEILSQYIDKKPFEIVLFKENTGFANALNTAIGRVTSAFTLRADPDDLLHPLKIEKQLDFLLQNPDIAGVGCNVEYFHSESRKMLHTSNFPLSPGEIRKAYQKGEHGLQHPAVMIRSEVLKQFCYHQSSVPAEDYELFASMVKSGYKFQNLKEALYKMRIHPASSSSKISFSTIRKTYSLRNEIFGRKASLSRQLMYYLYIRNYRNYMLSLNPLRKYICLITAIFFYPSKLMKRFKR
- a CDS encoding glycosyltransferase, yielding MYIFASDKLSSKVDENPKLSVLMTVFNGSEFLKTAIESVIRQSFKSFEFIIINDGSTDESGLIIKAFQDKRIKSFHFEEKKGVSYRRQQLLDMAQGEFLNFIDADDYFHPQKFEKQIAFLEQNPDFVLVGSSVVFVNEKDNKTSSLRLQANEDKILPILIFRNYFVNSAVMFRKSALRDLQIPDNFDFVEDYYLWWKLLQRGKGKNLNEQLTFYRLHRNSMTHHLADKRFEADKHIYSVILHDLGISPTDNDLRSHYFISKGQKINSFRQIAELSEWMNKLKTHIRISGINHYKITLLNRWLKICRKSLYRPDILVYSLFLLMFRHKFFLN
- a CDS encoding tetratricopeptide repeat protein; this translates as MNKNKPKIKPVVPAKKNHLQIPQRKKIDIHLILAALLFFLLPVIYDEKAVDQVLVLRFLFLSGILLLYFLLAFFNRKEKILRIEILQLPVFLCWLLFLIVSVFSLVNAINPVEGLFDISRTALLFLLLLVLVNEISMNKGLESFVVFVSLANLVYLLTGYIQYFRFAFGHDDLQALYKVIGIWTHKNFFSSMLFLQFPVMLYGLIFQKKYRKALAVLIFFNLNLIFLLQTRSVWLSVLSFAFVMAFFMLVFRNKLKNGEEALKFRGNIRLAGIILVLSVLSAWGLTSISVHQKLDSRAAEKKISRSDDGVNQEKSIKNIDERAATMFDVREANTRHRIEMWKMSFRMIKKHPLLGIGAGNWKIAVADYLPEDYNKNYFNNIRRPHNDLLWIFSEKGIFALLAYVAFFVFLILFAFRIIKKESDFRKKIIAIIAISAIAGYFADSMLSFPYERMEHQVMLMFYCALIISIYLNCCPLFLKKDGWLMKNSKSVHLIALFILILTTWLGKTWLQDERNIKKAISGIMSGRWNLTEENAEKAVHPLAQLDARNVPSAWYCGKAWEMMGDQQKALEYLELAYKQNPNFILALIDLGSVYGKTGRTDDAVELFKKAIRIYPGSRDAWQNLGAAYYQNKQYEEALKCFEKLNELKYDPEVVKIIDMIKNTHLKK
- a CDS encoding PqqD family protein; amino-acid sequence: MVKKYTINKPHIVFDIIENEVIVINLKNGNYYNLDKLGAWFWESIEKQISPDFLTDKIASGFNIPEEEVRTDMGIFLSTLLSEKLISEVTEEQYVNSENGSMPTDFEIPGHITGYECPVLRKYSDMQNALMLDPIHEFDERGWPEMNDDLYFREHEDELAN
- a CDS encoding nucleotidyltransferase family protein, giving the protein MIVKYTNPFPSPEQELLLKAALFNENEAVKAWQQWNQVVIFEGYFDHASFRLLPLVYKNLSHLKPEVLFAGKLKNVYLQSWYKNQNLFYFCSQVTTYLYENQVYPLILKGIPLSILAYKDRGARPMSDIDMMIQLHEAERTLRLLREQGWIPENEEYIEYNLQYGKSICLKNDQDIELDIHWYPFFEAHGKAGVNDFTDRKYAFKVNDVQLYSLSPSDMLIHVITHGLHYNPEPPIRWIPDCLMLFRNLGDQIDWEYFYHQMIKFGITLKVKLALGYLKETFHLQIPENAEKILLKAHVSYRERIIYKNSKLIEEEKELRFFRKLFQLYLIYLQQSGEKGILKQMIGYIKFLRFRTHYENPLKVLFYHIFVKRKQENKY